The Cervus elaphus chromosome 22, mCerEla1.1, whole genome shotgun sequence genome has a window encoding:
- the PPP6R2 gene encoding serine/threonine-protein phosphatase 6 regulatory subunit 2 isoform X6, translated as MVQRSLSSVAGTMFWKFDLSTTSHVDKLLDKEGVTLRELMDGEDILQECKAQNRKLLDFLCRRQSMEELVGLVTQDPALDLEERARFKYPNTACELLTCDVPQINDRLGGDETLLNVLYNFLDREPPLNPLLASFFSKTIGNLIARKTEQVIAFLRKKDKFISLVLKHIGTSALMDLLLRLVSCVEPAGLREEVLHWLNEEKTIQRLVELIHPSQDEDRQSNASQTLCDIIRLGREQGGQLLEAPQPDPLLTVLESQECVEQLLRNMFDGVQTELCLVSGTQVLLTLLEPRRAGSEGLLDSCCQGLDRSCTVSPGVLRGVEPRLKDFHQLLLSPPKKAAILTTVGVLEEPLGNARLHSARLVAALLHTGTPSINQELCRLNTMGLLLDLFFKYTWNNFLHLQVELCIAAILSHTAREDRAAASGPEGGLEPPPSSGDPATPQPASSRPESTMVAHLFQKCCLVQRILEAWEANDHTQAAGGMRRGNMGHLTRIANAVVQNLEGGPLQSQVSEIFQGLPGDCRGRWESFVEETLSEANRRNAVDLVSTHHLHPSSEDEDMEGVFPNELSLQQAFSEYQVQQMTATFVDQFGFSDEEFAEQDDSVNAPFDRIAEISFSVDADDDSPGTALFEACCSDHIQPFDEDDDLWEDEETHRAARVTRARFGGPHASERCRKDGPERRGQGAGEGADAAPAGSPQAAGRQEGTRVEGGSEGSPWVVFDGPATPMATGPAPAVALDVGSSVWAAGSPSTSAPEEKGWAKFTDFQPFCCSEAGPRCSSPVDTGHGDSQAGLNQGPERALGAWSACVPSKAPLVAASSREDEQEAAAASGAVGVGPSQASPLSVSGPRTDCAPSSPPGLVPLDPAEAPAASAVATLPEATVTAPVALGVMGPEPWAVSPVLAVAAPPGPMVAVTTAAPASPAVSMAAALGTVTRHRLTGRRPQEPPSMAPCDAAAAQSWRPTQKTTW; from the exons ATACCCGAACACAGCCTGCGAGCTACTTACGTGCGACGTGCCACAAATCAACGACAGGCTGGGAGGGGATGAGACTTTGCTGAACGTTCTTTACAACTTCCTGGACCGTGAGCCGCCCCTCAATCCTCTGCTCGCCAGTTTCTTCAGCAAGACCATTGGCAATCTCATCGCAAGAAAAACTGAACAG GTGATTGCGTTCCTGAGGAAGAAGGACAAGTTCATCAGCCTGGTGTTGAAGCACATTGGAACGTCAGCCCTCATGGACCTGCTGCTGCGCCTGGTCAGCTGCGTGGAACCTGCTGGACTCCGGGAGGAAGTCCTGCAC TGGCTTAATGAAGAGAAGACCATCCAGAGACTCGTGGAGCTGATCCATCCAAGTCAGGATGAAGAC AGGCAATCCAATGCTTCGCAGACGCTCTGTGACATCATCCGGCTGGGCAGGGAGCAGGGCGGCCAGCTGCTGGAGGCTCCGCAGCCAGACCCCCTCCTCACGGTGCTGGAGTC GCAGGAGTGCGTGGAGCAGCTGCTGAGGAACATGTTTGATGGAGTGCAGACCGAACTCTGCCTCGTCAGCGGGACACAGGTGTTACTTACCTTGCTGGAACCCAGGCGGGCAGG GTCAGAGGGCTTGCTGGACTCCTGCTGTCAGGGACTGGACAGGTCGTGCACCGTCAGCCCCGGCGTCCTGCGCGGCGTTGAGCCACGACTGAAGGACTTCCACCAGCTTCTGCTCAGCCCGCCCAAG AAAGCAGCCATCCTGACCACCGTCGGCGTGCTGGAGGAGCCCCTGGGCAACGCACGCCTGCACAGCGCCCGCCTCGTGGCCGCCCTGCTGCACACGGGCACTCCCAGCATCAACCAGGAGCTCTGCCGGCTCAACACGATGGGGCTGCTGCTG GACCTGTTTTTTAAGTACACCTGGAATAACTTCCTGCACCTCCAAGTGGAGCTCTGCATAGCCGCCATCCTGTCCCACACTGCCCGGGAGGACAGGGCCGCAGCCAGTGGACCTGAGGGTGGGCTGGAGCCTCCACCCTCCAGCGGGGACCCAGCAACCCCCCAGCCTGCCAGCAGCCGCCCCGAGAGCACCATGGTGGCCCAC TTGTTCCAGAAGTGTTGCCTGGtccagaggatcctggaggcctGGGAAGCCAACGACCACACTCA GGCAGCGGGTGGCATGAGGCGCGGGAACATGGGCCACCTCACCCGGATcgccaacgcagtggtgcagaaCCTGGAGGGGGGCCCCCTGCAGAGCCAGGTCAGCGAGATCTTCCAAG GGCTCCCGGGGGACTGCCGTGGGCGCTGGGAGAGCTTCGTGGAGGAGACGCTGTCGGAGGCCAACCGCAGGAACGCGGTGGACCTG GTGAGCACACACCACCTTCACCCCTCGAGTGAGGACGAAGACATGGAGGGCGTTTTCCCCAACGAGCTGTCCCTGCAGCAG GCGTTCTCTGAGTACCAGGTCCAGCAGATGACGGCCACCTTCGTGGACCAGTTTGGCTTCAGTGACGAGGAGTTTGCTGAGCAGGATGACAGTGTCAA CGCCCCGTTTGACAGGATCGCAGAGATCAGCTTCAGCGTCGACGCCGATGATGACAGC CCTGGCACCGCGCTGTTTGAGGCCTGCTGCAGCGACCACATCCAGCCCTTCGACGAGGACGACGACCTCTGGGAGGACGAGGAGACACACCGTGCGGCCCGCGTGACCAGGGCCAG GTTCGGGGGCCCCCACGCCTCAGAGCGCTGCCGGAAGGACGGCCCGGAGCGCCGAGGCCAGGGTGCGGGCGAGGGTGCGGACGCAGCTCCGGCAGGCTCCCCGCAAGCTGCCGGCCGGCAAGAAGGCACCCGCGTCGAGGGCGGCTCAGAAG GTTCCCCGTGGGTCGTGTTTGATGGGCCAGCGACTCCCATGGCCACAGGCCCGGCCCCAGCAGTGGCGCTGGACGTGGGTTCCAGTGTGTGGGCAGCCGGCTCCCCCAGCACTTCTGCTCCAGAGGAGAAGGGCTGGGCCAAGTTCACCGACTTCCAGCCTTTCTGTTG CTCTGAGGCGGGGCCAAGGTGCAGCTCCCCAGTGGACACTGGTCATGGCGACTCCCAGGCTGGCCTGAACCAGGGCCCAGAGAGAGCCC TTGGTGCCTGGAGCGCGTGTGTCCCCAGCAAGGCGCCCCTGGTGGCCGCCAGCAGCCGTGAGGATGAGCAGGAGGCAGCTGCTGCCTCGGGGGCTGTTGGTGTGGGTCCCAGCCAGGCCTCCCCGCTGTCGGTGTCGGGCCCCAG GACTGACTGTGCCCCCAGCTCACCGCCAGGCCTCGTGCCCCTAGACCCTGCCGAGGCGCCTGCTGCCTCCGCCGTGGCTACCCTACCCGAGGCCACTGTGACGGCCCCCGTAGCACTGGGCGTCATGGGCCCCGAACCCTGGGCCGTCTCCCCCGTGCTGGCCGTGGCCGCCCCCCCAGGGCCCATGGTGGCCGTCACCACCGCAGCCCCTGCCAGCCCAGCCGTTTCCATGGCGGCTGCCCTGGGGACAGTGACGAGACACAG GCTGACAGGCCGTCGCCCTCAGGAGCCACCCTCAATGGCCCCATGTGACGCTGCTGCTGCGCAGTCTTGGCGCCCAACCCAGAAAACTACCTGGTGA
- the PPP6R2 gene encoding serine/threonine-protein phosphatase 6 regulatory subunit 2 isoform X5: MVQRSLSSVAGTMFWKFDLSTTSHVDKLLDKEGVTLRELMDGEDILQECKAQNRKLLDFLCRRQSMEELVGLVTQDPALDLEERARFKYPNTACELLTCDVPQINDRLGGDETLLNVLYNFLDREPPLNPLLASFFSKTIGNLIARKTEQVIAFLRKKDKFISLVLKHIGTSALMDLLLRLVSCVEPAGLREEVLHWLNEEKTIQRLVELIHPSQDEDRQSNASQTLCDIIRLGREQGGQLLEAPQPDPLLTVLESQECVEQLLRNMFDGVQTELCLVSGTQVLLTLLEPRRAGSEGLLDSCCQGLDRSCTVSPGVLRGVEPRLKDFHQLLLSPPKKAAILTTVGVLEEPLGNARLHSARLVAALLHTGTPSINQELCRLNTMGLLLDLFFKYTWNNFLHLQVELCIAAILSHTAREDRAAASGPEGGLEPPPSSGDPATPQPASSRPESTMVAHLFQKCCLVQRILEAWEANDHTQAAGGMRRGNMGHLTRIANAVVQNLEGGPLQSQVSEIFQGLPGDCRGRWESFVEETLSEANRRNAVDLVSTHHLHPSSEDEDMEGVFPNELSLQQAFSEYQVQQMTATFVDQFGFSDEEFAEQDDSVNAPFDRIAEISFSVDADDDSPGTALFEACCSDHIQPFDEDDDLWEDEETHRAARVTRARFGGPHASERCRKDGPERRGQGAGEGADAAPAGSPQAAGRQEGTRVEGGSEAGSPWVVFDGPATPMATGPAPAVALDVGSSVWAAGSPSTSAPEEKGWAKFTDFQPFCCSEAGPRCSSPVDTGHGDSQAGLNQGPERALGAWSACVPSKAPLVAASSREDEQEAAAASGAVGVGPSQASPLSVSGPRTDCAPSSPPGLVPLDPAEAPAASAVATLPEATVTAPVALGVMGPEPWAVSPVLAVAAPPGPMVAVTTAAPASPAVSMAAALGTVTRHRLTGRRPQEPPSMAPCDAAAAQSWRPTQKTTW, from the exons ATACCCGAACACAGCCTGCGAGCTACTTACGTGCGACGTGCCACAAATCAACGACAGGCTGGGAGGGGATGAGACTTTGCTGAACGTTCTTTACAACTTCCTGGACCGTGAGCCGCCCCTCAATCCTCTGCTCGCCAGTTTCTTCAGCAAGACCATTGGCAATCTCATCGCAAGAAAAACTGAACAG GTGATTGCGTTCCTGAGGAAGAAGGACAAGTTCATCAGCCTGGTGTTGAAGCACATTGGAACGTCAGCCCTCATGGACCTGCTGCTGCGCCTGGTCAGCTGCGTGGAACCTGCTGGACTCCGGGAGGAAGTCCTGCAC TGGCTTAATGAAGAGAAGACCATCCAGAGACTCGTGGAGCTGATCCATCCAAGTCAGGATGAAGAC AGGCAATCCAATGCTTCGCAGACGCTCTGTGACATCATCCGGCTGGGCAGGGAGCAGGGCGGCCAGCTGCTGGAGGCTCCGCAGCCAGACCCCCTCCTCACGGTGCTGGAGTC GCAGGAGTGCGTGGAGCAGCTGCTGAGGAACATGTTTGATGGAGTGCAGACCGAACTCTGCCTCGTCAGCGGGACACAGGTGTTACTTACCTTGCTGGAACCCAGGCGGGCAGG GTCAGAGGGCTTGCTGGACTCCTGCTGTCAGGGACTGGACAGGTCGTGCACCGTCAGCCCCGGCGTCCTGCGCGGCGTTGAGCCACGACTGAAGGACTTCCACCAGCTTCTGCTCAGCCCGCCCAAG AAAGCAGCCATCCTGACCACCGTCGGCGTGCTGGAGGAGCCCCTGGGCAACGCACGCCTGCACAGCGCCCGCCTCGTGGCCGCCCTGCTGCACACGGGCACTCCCAGCATCAACCAGGAGCTCTGCCGGCTCAACACGATGGGGCTGCTGCTG GACCTGTTTTTTAAGTACACCTGGAATAACTTCCTGCACCTCCAAGTGGAGCTCTGCATAGCCGCCATCCTGTCCCACACTGCCCGGGAGGACAGGGCCGCAGCCAGTGGACCTGAGGGTGGGCTGGAGCCTCCACCCTCCAGCGGGGACCCAGCAACCCCCCAGCCTGCCAGCAGCCGCCCCGAGAGCACCATGGTGGCCCAC TTGTTCCAGAAGTGTTGCCTGGtccagaggatcctggaggcctGGGAAGCCAACGACCACACTCA GGCAGCGGGTGGCATGAGGCGCGGGAACATGGGCCACCTCACCCGGATcgccaacgcagtggtgcagaaCCTGGAGGGGGGCCCCCTGCAGAGCCAGGTCAGCGAGATCTTCCAAG GGCTCCCGGGGGACTGCCGTGGGCGCTGGGAGAGCTTCGTGGAGGAGACGCTGTCGGAGGCCAACCGCAGGAACGCGGTGGACCTG GTGAGCACACACCACCTTCACCCCTCGAGTGAGGACGAAGACATGGAGGGCGTTTTCCCCAACGAGCTGTCCCTGCAGCAG GCGTTCTCTGAGTACCAGGTCCAGCAGATGACGGCCACCTTCGTGGACCAGTTTGGCTTCAGTGACGAGGAGTTTGCTGAGCAGGATGACAGTGTCAA CGCCCCGTTTGACAGGATCGCAGAGATCAGCTTCAGCGTCGACGCCGATGATGACAGC CCTGGCACCGCGCTGTTTGAGGCCTGCTGCAGCGACCACATCCAGCCCTTCGACGAGGACGACGACCTCTGGGAGGACGAGGAGACACACCGTGCGGCCCGCGTGACCAGGGCCAG GTTCGGGGGCCCCCACGCCTCAGAGCGCTGCCGGAAGGACGGCCCGGAGCGCCGAGGCCAGGGTGCGGGCGAGGGTGCGGACGCAGCTCCGGCAGGCTCCCCGCAAGCTGCCGGCCGGCAAGAAGGCACCCGCGTCGAGGGCGGCTCAGAAG CAGGTTCCCCGTGGGTCGTGTTTGATGGGCCAGCGACTCCCATGGCCACAGGCCCGGCCCCAGCAGTGGCGCTGGACGTGGGTTCCAGTGTGTGGGCAGCCGGCTCCCCCAGCACTTCTGCTCCAGAGGAGAAGGGCTGGGCCAAGTTCACCGACTTCCAGCCTTTCTGTTG CTCTGAGGCGGGGCCAAGGTGCAGCTCCCCAGTGGACACTGGTCATGGCGACTCCCAGGCTGGCCTGAACCAGGGCCCAGAGAGAGCCC TTGGTGCCTGGAGCGCGTGTGTCCCCAGCAAGGCGCCCCTGGTGGCCGCCAGCAGCCGTGAGGATGAGCAGGAGGCAGCTGCTGCCTCGGGGGCTGTTGGTGTGGGTCCCAGCCAGGCCTCCCCGCTGTCGGTGTCGGGCCCCAG GACTGACTGTGCCCCCAGCTCACCGCCAGGCCTCGTGCCCCTAGACCCTGCCGAGGCGCCTGCTGCCTCCGCCGTGGCTACCCTACCCGAGGCCACTGTGACGGCCCCCGTAGCACTGGGCGTCATGGGCCCCGAACCCTGGGCCGTCTCCCCCGTGCTGGCCGTGGCCGCCCCCCCAGGGCCCATGGTGGCCGTCACCACCGCAGCCCCTGCCAGCCCAGCCGTTTCCATGGCGGCTGCCCTGGGGACAGTGACGAGACACAG GCTGACAGGCCGTCGCCCTCAGGAGCCACCCTCAATGGCCCCATGTGACGCTGCTGCTGCGCAGTCTTGGCGCCCAACCCAGAAAACTACCTGGTGA
- the PPP6R2 gene encoding serine/threonine-protein phosphatase 6 regulatory subunit 2 isoform X3, with product MFWKFDLSTTSHVDKLLDKEGVTLRELMDGEDILQECKAQNRKLLDFLCRRQSMEELVGLVTQDPALDLEERARFKYPNTACELLTCDVPQINDRLGGDETLLNVLYNFLDREPPLNPLLASFFSKTIGNLIARKTEQVIAFLRKKDKFISLVLKHIGTSALMDLLLRLVSCVEPAGLREEVLHWLNEEKTIQRLVELIHPSQDEDRQSNASQTLCDIIRLGREQGGQLLEAPQPDPLLTVLESQECVEQLLRNMFDGVQTELCLVSGTQVLLTLLEPRRAGSEGLLDSCCQGLDRSCTVSPGVLRGVEPRLKDFHQLLLSPPKKAAILTTVGVLEEPLGNARLHSARLVAALLHTGTPSINQELCRLNTMGLLLDLFFKYTWNNFLHLQVELCIAAILSHTAREDRAAASGPEGGLEPPPSSGDPATPQPASSRPESTMVAHLFQKCCLVQRILEAWEANDHTQAAGGMRRGNMGHLTRIANAVVQNLEGGPLQSQVSEIFQGLPGDCRGRWESFVEETLSEANRRNAVDLVSTHHLHPSSEDEDMEGVFPNELSLQQAFSEYQVQQMTATFVDQFGFSDEEFAEQDDSVNAPFDRIAEISFSVDADDDSPGTALFEACCSDHIQPFDEDDDLWEDEETHRAARVTRARWDPGRAGPAPPQCVGRATDSSPSRFGGPHASERCRKDGPERRGQGAGEGADAAPAGSPQAAGRQEGTRVEGGSEAGSPWVVFDGPATPMATGPAPAVALDVGSSVWAAGSPSTSAPEEKGWAKFTDFQPFCCSEAGPRCSSPVDTGHGDSQAGLNQGPERALGAWSACVPSKAPLVAASSREDEQEAAAASGAVGVGPSQASPLSVSGPRTDCAPSSPPGLVPLDPAEAPAASAVATLPEATVTAPVALGVMGPEPWAVSPVLAVAAPPGPMVAVTTAAPASPAVSMAAALGTVTRHRLTGRRPQEPPSMAPCDAAAAQSWRPTQKTTW from the exons ATACCCGAACACAGCCTGCGAGCTACTTACGTGCGACGTGCCACAAATCAACGACAGGCTGGGAGGGGATGAGACTTTGCTGAACGTTCTTTACAACTTCCTGGACCGTGAGCCGCCCCTCAATCCTCTGCTCGCCAGTTTCTTCAGCAAGACCATTGGCAATCTCATCGCAAGAAAAACTGAACAG GTGATTGCGTTCCTGAGGAAGAAGGACAAGTTCATCAGCCTGGTGTTGAAGCACATTGGAACGTCAGCCCTCATGGACCTGCTGCTGCGCCTGGTCAGCTGCGTGGAACCTGCTGGACTCCGGGAGGAAGTCCTGCAC TGGCTTAATGAAGAGAAGACCATCCAGAGACTCGTGGAGCTGATCCATCCAAGTCAGGATGAAGAC AGGCAATCCAATGCTTCGCAGACGCTCTGTGACATCATCCGGCTGGGCAGGGAGCAGGGCGGCCAGCTGCTGGAGGCTCCGCAGCCAGACCCCCTCCTCACGGTGCTGGAGTC GCAGGAGTGCGTGGAGCAGCTGCTGAGGAACATGTTTGATGGAGTGCAGACCGAACTCTGCCTCGTCAGCGGGACACAGGTGTTACTTACCTTGCTGGAACCCAGGCGGGCAGG GTCAGAGGGCTTGCTGGACTCCTGCTGTCAGGGACTGGACAGGTCGTGCACCGTCAGCCCCGGCGTCCTGCGCGGCGTTGAGCCACGACTGAAGGACTTCCACCAGCTTCTGCTCAGCCCGCCCAAG AAAGCAGCCATCCTGACCACCGTCGGCGTGCTGGAGGAGCCCCTGGGCAACGCACGCCTGCACAGCGCCCGCCTCGTGGCCGCCCTGCTGCACACGGGCACTCCCAGCATCAACCAGGAGCTCTGCCGGCTCAACACGATGGGGCTGCTGCTG GACCTGTTTTTTAAGTACACCTGGAATAACTTCCTGCACCTCCAAGTGGAGCTCTGCATAGCCGCCATCCTGTCCCACACTGCCCGGGAGGACAGGGCCGCAGCCAGTGGACCTGAGGGTGGGCTGGAGCCTCCACCCTCCAGCGGGGACCCAGCAACCCCCCAGCCTGCCAGCAGCCGCCCCGAGAGCACCATGGTGGCCCAC TTGTTCCAGAAGTGTTGCCTGGtccagaggatcctggaggcctGGGAAGCCAACGACCACACTCA GGCAGCGGGTGGCATGAGGCGCGGGAACATGGGCCACCTCACCCGGATcgccaacgcagtggtgcagaaCCTGGAGGGGGGCCCCCTGCAGAGCCAGGTCAGCGAGATCTTCCAAG GGCTCCCGGGGGACTGCCGTGGGCGCTGGGAGAGCTTCGTGGAGGAGACGCTGTCGGAGGCCAACCGCAGGAACGCGGTGGACCTG GTGAGCACACACCACCTTCACCCCTCGAGTGAGGACGAAGACATGGAGGGCGTTTTCCCCAACGAGCTGTCCCTGCAGCAG GCGTTCTCTGAGTACCAGGTCCAGCAGATGACGGCCACCTTCGTGGACCAGTTTGGCTTCAGTGACGAGGAGTTTGCTGAGCAGGATGACAGTGTCAA CGCCCCGTTTGACAGGATCGCAGAGATCAGCTTCAGCGTCGACGCCGATGATGACAGC CCTGGCACCGCGCTGTTTGAGGCCTGCTGCAGCGACCACATCCAGCCCTTCGACGAGGACGACGACCTCTGGGAGGACGAGGAGACACACCGTGCGGCCCGCGTGACCAGGGCCAGGTGGGACCCCGGAcgcgccggccccgccccgccccagtgCGTGGGGAGGGCTACTGACTCCTCTCCTTCCAGGTTCGGGGGCCCCCACGCCTCAGAGCGCTGCCGGAAGGACGGCCCGGAGCGCCGAGGCCAGGGTGCGGGCGAGGGTGCGGACGCAGCTCCGGCAGGCTCCCCGCAAGCTGCCGGCCGGCAAGAAGGCACCCGCGTCGAGGGCGGCTCAGAAG CAGGTTCCCCGTGGGTCGTGTTTGATGGGCCAGCGACTCCCATGGCCACAGGCCCGGCCCCAGCAGTGGCGCTGGACGTGGGTTCCAGTGTGTGGGCAGCCGGCTCCCCCAGCACTTCTGCTCCAGAGGAGAAGGGCTGGGCCAAGTTCACCGACTTCCAGCCTTTCTGTTG CTCTGAGGCGGGGCCAAGGTGCAGCTCCCCAGTGGACACTGGTCATGGCGACTCCCAGGCTGGCCTGAACCAGGGCCCAGAGAGAGCCC TTGGTGCCTGGAGCGCGTGTGTCCCCAGCAAGGCGCCCCTGGTGGCCGCCAGCAGCCGTGAGGATGAGCAGGAGGCAGCTGCTGCCTCGGGGGCTGTTGGTGTGGGTCCCAGCCAGGCCTCCCCGCTGTCGGTGTCGGGCCCCAG GACTGACTGTGCCCCCAGCTCACCGCCAGGCCTCGTGCCCCTAGACCCTGCCGAGGCGCCTGCTGCCTCCGCCGTGGCTACCCTACCCGAGGCCACTGTGACGGCCCCCGTAGCACTGGGCGTCATGGGCCCCGAACCCTGGGCCGTCTCCCCCGTGCTGGCCGTGGCCGCCCCCCCAGGGCCCATGGTGGCCGTCACCACCGCAGCCCCTGCCAGCCCAGCCGTTTCCATGGCGGCTGCCCTGGGGACAGTGACGAGACACAG GCTGACAGGCCGTCGCCCTCAGGAGCCACCCTCAATGGCCCCATGTGACGCTGCTGCTGCGCAGTCTTGGCGCCCAACCCAGAAAACTACCTGGTGA
- the PPP6R2 gene encoding serine/threonine-protein phosphatase 6 regulatory subunit 2 isoform X7 yields the protein MDLLLRLVSCVEPAGLREEVLHWLNEEKTIQRLVELIHPSQDEDRQSNASQTLCDIIRLGREQGGQLLEAPQPDPLLTVLESQECVEQLLRNMFDGVQTELCLVSGTQVLLTLLEPRRAGSEGLLDSCCQGLDRSCTVSPGVLRGVEPRLKDFHQLLLSPPKKAAILTTVGVLEEPLGNARLHSARLVAALLHTGTPSINQELCRLNTMGLLLDLFFKYTWNNFLHLQVELCIAAILSHTAREDRAAASGPEGGLEPPPSSGDPATPQPASSRPESTMVAHLFQKCCLVQRILEAWEANDHTQAAGGMRRGNMGHLTRIANAVVQNLEGGPLQSQVSEIFQGLPGDCRGRWESFVEETLSEANRRNAVDLVSTHHLHPSSEDEDMEGVFPNELSLQQAFSEYQVQQMTATFVDQFGFSDEEFAEQDDSVNAPFDRIAEISFSVDADDDSPGTALFEACCSDHIQPFDEDDDLWEDEETHRAARVTRARWDPGRAGPAPPQCVGRATDSSPSRFGGPHASERCRKDGPERRGQGAGEGADAAPAGSPQAAGRQEGTRVEGGSEAGSPWVVFDGPATPMATGPAPAVALDVGSSVWAAGSPSTSAPEEKGWAKFTDFQPFCCSEAGPRCSSPVDTGHGDSQAGLNQGPERALGAWSACVPSKAPLVAASSREDEQEAAAASGAVGVGPSQASPLSVSGPRTDCAPSSPPGLVPLDPAEAPAASAVATLPEATVTAPVALGVMGPEPWAVSPVLAVAAPPGPMVAVTTAAPASPAVSMAAALGTVTRHRLTGRRPQEPPSMAPCDAAAAQSWRPTQKTTW from the exons ATGGACCTGCTGCTGCGCCTGGTCAGCTGCGTGGAACCTGCTGGACTCCGGGAGGAAGTCCTGCAC TGGCTTAATGAAGAGAAGACCATCCAGAGACTCGTGGAGCTGATCCATCCAAGTCAGGATGAAGAC AGGCAATCCAATGCTTCGCAGACGCTCTGTGACATCATCCGGCTGGGCAGGGAGCAGGGCGGCCAGCTGCTGGAGGCTCCGCAGCCAGACCCCCTCCTCACGGTGCTGGAGTC GCAGGAGTGCGTGGAGCAGCTGCTGAGGAACATGTTTGATGGAGTGCAGACCGAACTCTGCCTCGTCAGCGGGACACAGGTGTTACTTACCTTGCTGGAACCCAGGCGGGCAGG GTCAGAGGGCTTGCTGGACTCCTGCTGTCAGGGACTGGACAGGTCGTGCACCGTCAGCCCCGGCGTCCTGCGCGGCGTTGAGCCACGACTGAAGGACTTCCACCAGCTTCTGCTCAGCCCGCCCAAG AAAGCAGCCATCCTGACCACCGTCGGCGTGCTGGAGGAGCCCCTGGGCAACGCACGCCTGCACAGCGCCCGCCTCGTGGCCGCCCTGCTGCACACGGGCACTCCCAGCATCAACCAGGAGCTCTGCCGGCTCAACACGATGGGGCTGCTGCTG GACCTGTTTTTTAAGTACACCTGGAATAACTTCCTGCACCTCCAAGTGGAGCTCTGCATAGCCGCCATCCTGTCCCACACTGCCCGGGAGGACAGGGCCGCAGCCAGTGGACCTGAGGGTGGGCTGGAGCCTCCACCCTCCAGCGGGGACCCAGCAACCCCCCAGCCTGCCAGCAGCCGCCCCGAGAGCACCATGGTGGCCCAC TTGTTCCAGAAGTGTTGCCTGGtccagaggatcctggaggcctGGGAAGCCAACGACCACACTCA GGCAGCGGGTGGCATGAGGCGCGGGAACATGGGCCACCTCACCCGGATcgccaacgcagtggtgcagaaCCTGGAGGGGGGCCCCCTGCAGAGCCAGGTCAGCGAGATCTTCCAAG GGCTCCCGGGGGACTGCCGTGGGCGCTGGGAGAGCTTCGTGGAGGAGACGCTGTCGGAGGCCAACCGCAGGAACGCGGTGGACCTG GTGAGCACACACCACCTTCACCCCTCGAGTGAGGACGAAGACATGGAGGGCGTTTTCCCCAACGAGCTGTCCCTGCAGCAG GCGTTCTCTGAGTACCAGGTCCAGCAGATGACGGCCACCTTCGTGGACCAGTTTGGCTTCAGTGACGAGGAGTTTGCTGAGCAGGATGACAGTGTCAA CGCCCCGTTTGACAGGATCGCAGAGATCAGCTTCAGCGTCGACGCCGATGATGACAGC CCTGGCACCGCGCTGTTTGAGGCCTGCTGCAGCGACCACATCCAGCCCTTCGACGAGGACGACGACCTCTGGGAGGACGAGGAGACACACCGTGCGGCCCGCGTGACCAGGGCCAGGTGGGACCCCGGAcgcgccggccccgccccgccccagtgCGTGGGGAGGGCTACTGACTCCTCTCCTTCCAGGTTCGGGGGCCCCCACGCCTCAGAGCGCTGCCGGAAGGACGGCCCGGAGCGCCGAGGCCAGGGTGCGGGCGAGGGTGCGGACGCAGCTCCGGCAGGCTCCCCGCAAGCTGCCGGCCGGCAAGAAGGCACCCGCGTCGAGGGCGGCTCAGAAG CAGGTTCCCCGTGGGTCGTGTTTGATGGGCCAGCGACTCCCATGGCCACAGGCCCGGCCCCAGCAGTGGCGCTGGACGTGGGTTCCAGTGTGTGGGCAGCCGGCTCCCCCAGCACTTCTGCTCCAGAGGAGAAGGGCTGGGCCAAGTTCACCGACTTCCAGCCTTTCTGTTG CTCTGAGGCGGGGCCAAGGTGCAGCTCCCCAGTGGACACTGGTCATGGCGACTCCCAGGCTGGCCTGAACCAGGGCCCAGAGAGAGCCC TTGGTGCCTGGAGCGCGTGTGTCCCCAGCAAGGCGCCCCTGGTGGCCGCCAGCAGCCGTGAGGATGAGCAGGAGGCAGCTGCTGCCTCGGGGGCTGTTGGTGTGGGTCCCAGCCAGGCCTCCCCGCTGTCGGTGTCGGGCCCCAG GACTGACTGTGCCCCCAGCTCACCGCCAGGCCTCGTGCCCCTAGACCCTGCCGAGGCGCCTGCTGCCTCCGCCGTGGCTACCCTACCCGAGGCCACTGTGACGGCCCCCGTAGCACTGGGCGTCATGGGCCCCGAACCCTGGGCCGTCTCCCCCGTGCTGGCCGTGGCCGCCCCCCCAGGGCCCATGGTGGCCGTCACCACCGCAGCCCCTGCCAGCCCAGCCGTTTCCATGGCGGCTGCCCTGGGGACAGTGACGAGACACAG GCTGACAGGCCGTCGCCCTCAGGAGCCACCCTCAATGGCCCCATGTGACGCTGCTGCTGCGCAGTCTTGGCGCCCAACCCAGAAAACTACCTGGTGA